Below is a genomic region from Flavobacterium ginsengisoli.
ACATTGGATTGAAGCCGCAAGATTGCGCACATTACCTTTATCAGTTTCCGGAATTATAGTTGGAAGTATTTACGCTTTATCAAATCCAACAGAAACCATTAACACTCCAACAGAAGTATTTAGCTGGAAAGTTTTTGGTTTTGCTCTATTGACAACACTGGGATTACAGGTTTTATCCAATTTTGCAAATGACTATGGCGATGGAGTAAAAGGTACTGACAATGCTGATCGAGTAGGGCCACAACGTGCTATTCAGAGCGGTGTAATTACCCCTCAAGCAATGAAAAAAGCCATTATTATTACTTCATTTTTGACTTTATTATCTGCAATTATATTAATTTATTTTGCATTCGGAAAAGACAATTTCGGGTATTCAATCTTTTTTCTATTGTTAGGAATCGCGACTATTATTTCTGCAATTCGCTACACAGTTGGTAATTCTGCCTACGGATATAGAGGTTTTGGAGATTTATTTGTTTTCATTTTCTTCGGATTAGTGAGTACTTTGGGCGTAAACTTTTTATATGCAAAAGAAGTAGAACCGCTTTTAATTCTTCCAGCTGTTGCAATCGGATTATTGAGTGTTGGGGTTTTAAATCTTAACAATATGCGCGATCAGGAATCTGATAAAAAATCGGGTAAAAACACTATTGTAGTGCAAATTGGAGCTCAAAAAGCTAAAAATTACCACTTCTTCTTGATTATTACAGCAATGATTTTGGTGGTTGTATTTGCTATTTTAAGCGATTATAACTTTGACCAATACTTGTTTTTATTGGCATATATCCCGTTGACCAAACATTTAATCACGGTTTACAAAAATCAAGATCCAAAATTATTAGATCCAGAATTAAAAAAACTAGCATTAAGCACGTTCTTGCTTTCTATATTACTTACAGTATGCATGATTTCTTTGATTTCAGACATTATTGTAAACCTCTTTTTAGGAGGAAGATAAAACAATGTTTAACTTAAAAAGTGACAAAATGAAAATTACATACTACGGACACGCTTCATTAGGAATTGAAGTAGGAGGAAAACACATTATTGTAGACCCATTTATTACCGGAAATCCACAAGTCGCTACAATCAATCTGAGCACTATCAAAGCAGATTATATTTTATTGACGCATGCACACGCTGATCACGTTTTGGATGTTGAAGCTATTGCAAAAAATACAAATGCAGTTATTATTTCTAATGCAGAAATTGCAAGCCATTATGCTAAAAAAGGATTCAATTCGCATCCAATGAATCACGGAGGAAGCTGGAAATTTGATTTCGGAAAAGTAAAATATGTAAATGCAATTCACTCAAGCAGTTTTCCTGACGGTTCTTACGGAGGAAATCCTGGAGGTTTTGTAATTGAAGGCGAACATAAAAACATCTATATCGCTGGAGATACAGCTTTGACTTACGACATGAAATTGATTCCGCTTCGCACAAAACTAGATTTAGTTATTCTTCCGATCGGAAATAACTTTACAATGGATGTTGAAGATGCTATTATCGCTTCAGATTTTGTAGAATGCGACAAAGTTTTAGGATACCACTATGATACTTTTGGTTATATTGAAATCAATCATGAAGAAGCAATTCGCAAATTTTTCGATAAAGGAAAAGATTTAATGCTTTTACCTATAGGAGATTCGATCGAATTATAATTGTCATCCTGAGCGGAGTCGAAGGAAGAAGCTAATCCCGCTATACGCTATATCTTTTGTGGCGAACCCCGCCACAAAAGGATATCGCCGCTATCGGGGCTAGGGCACTCAATTCCATAAGAAAGTTATTTGGCATAATCTATGTTAATTGAATTAAAGTTTTTTAAAGTAAAAATCATTTTAATCTGTGAAATCTGTGGCAATTAAAGCATCATCACAAAATACAACTTTCAAACAAATCCTTTTATTACTATTTATCGTAACTTCCTATAACGCTTTTGCACAAAAAGATGGTTATTGGGACAAAGAACGTGCAACAACTAAAGAAATCATGGTTCCCGCACGCGATAGAATTGCTATACCAACGGAAGATTTACCAGTTGGAACTACAGAAATTGTATACAGAATTACACTTTTAGATAAAAACCAAGAAATGGCCAATAGCTTGGTTTCGGTATTAAAAGCCATTCCAGACCCTACAGGTATAAGCCAAGGCTCTGCAGGTGCGGTTTTCTTAATGTCAAAAATTTCTGGAGAAGATAAATGCACCTATTCGATTTTTACATCTAATGAAAATGCTAAAAAGTATATTTCAGATGGTAAAATTGACAATGCCTGTTATTCTCAAGCAGAACCTGTAAGTAAAGATGCTAAACGATTATCTGTAAACAGATCTTCTTGCTTAAAAGAAAATATTAATACCATTTGGTTTGGCTTTGAAAGCAAAAACTGGTTGTTGAGCCAAAAAGTGGTCTTAGAAGTAGTGCCTTGGGTAGACACAAAACTAAATCGCGGTTGGAATCAAGACAACAAAAACGAAATTATAAGCTTGTGCAAAACTTCTACAATGGCACAAAAAATGGCAAACTCAGATGATTTTTGCGTTTGTATTTTAAATAAAATTATGAAGCAATATCGCTATGATGAGTTTCAGAAATTATTGGCTGTCGAAAAAACGAAAGTTTATAAAGATTTTGGAAACAGCTGTTATCAAGATGCTGATATATCTAAAAACGTATTCAACGATTTAAGAACTCAGGTAGCTTCTTTAATAAAGACGCAAAAATATAACGAAGCAATTCCAAAATTGAATACCATTGTAAGCGAAGGAAAAGCAACAGCTGTAGATTACAGTTATTTAGGCTATTGTTATATTTTGACCAAACAATATGCAAAAGCTTTAAAAGTTCTGCAAGAAGGCGAGAAACTTGATGAT
It encodes:
- the menA gene encoding 1,4-dihydroxy-2-naphthoate octaprenyltransferase; translation: MKHWIEAARLRTLPLSVSGIIVGSIYALSNPTETINTPTEVFSWKVFGFALLTTLGLQVLSNFANDYGDGVKGTDNADRVGPQRAIQSGVITPQAMKKAIIITSFLTLLSAIILIYFAFGKDNFGYSIFFLLLGIATIISAIRYTVGNSAYGYRGFGDLFVFIFFGLVSTLGVNFLYAKEVEPLLILPAVAIGLLSVGVLNLNNMRDQESDKKSGKNTIVVQIGAQKAKNYHFFLIITAMILVVVFAILSDYNFDQYLFLLAYIPLTKHLITVYKNQDPKLLDPELKKLALSTFLLSILLTVCMISLISDIIVNLFLGGR
- a CDS encoding metal-dependent hydrolase, whose amino-acid sequence is MKITYYGHASLGIEVGGKHIIVDPFITGNPQVATINLSTIKADYILLTHAHADHVLDVEAIAKNTNAVIISNAEIASHYAKKGFNSHPMNHGGSWKFDFGKVKYVNAIHSSSFPDGSYGGNPGGFVIEGEHKNIYIAGDTALTYDMKLIPLRTKLDLVILPIGNNFTMDVEDAIIASDFVECDKVLGYHYDTFGYIEINHEEAIRKFFDKGKDLMLLPIGDSIEL
- a CDS encoding tetratricopeptide repeat protein, whose product is MKSVAIKASSQNTTFKQILLLLFIVTSYNAFAQKDGYWDKERATTKEIMVPARDRIAIPTEDLPVGTTEIVYRITLLDKNQEMANSLVSVLKAIPDPTGISQGSAGAVFLMSKISGEDKCTYSIFTSNENAKKYISDGKIDNACYSQAEPVSKDAKRLSVNRSSCLKENINTIWFGFESKNWLLSQKVVLEVVPWVDTKLNRGWNQDNKNEIISLCKTSTMAQKMANSDDFCVCILNKIMKQYRYDEFQKLLAVEKTKVYKDFGNSCYQDADISKNVFNDLRTQVASLIKTQKYNEAIPKLNTIVSEGKATAVDYSYLGYCYILTKQYAKALKVLQEGEKLDDTELLIKLNLAHTYLVSDDYSAAKAIYKKYQTQNVTDSLSWIVKTKLDFQAFEKAGLPSKDFEKILKLYN